One Chlorobaculum limnaeum genomic window carries:
- a CDS encoding penicillin-binding protein 1A translates to MKVTGLLLVVLLGAGALFGINLFRGLPSLEELENPKPELASLVYSEDGVLLHKFFLKNRTFVPLRSISRWAPAALIATEDVAFYKHWGVDLRRLGIAVGENVIKGRTRWQGASTITQQLAKNLFLTQERTLSRKAKELVTAVQLERTYTKNEILALYLNTVYFGSGSYGIESAAQTYFGKPASQLTIPESATLIATLKNPTAYNPSKYPSASLSRRNLIIGLMEKEKFITPAQAVKAKATPLVLRYTPVSHQGLAPYFTEYIRQTVKSGSMLDGVNVYRDGLTIQTTLDSRMQRYAQEAIAAQAAILQAQFDRSWRCPESLKTQFIKESPRFKEMVNEEGIPEKVALARLRADAAWIKNLLYNKTRVQMALVALDPSNGHVKAWVGGTNLGPEDYRYQFDHVWQAKRQPGSAFKPFVYAAAIDQGVPASYRILDQPLALRSGSGGLWIARNSEGNSGGMTTLRYALAHSLNQVTVRLAYEFLSPSEIINYARRMGITSPMQPNLSIALGTSEVSPLELARAYTTFANNGVWSDPLPVLKVLDKNGRVIAEHQPSSHLGLDPAANYIMVSMLKDVIDRGTGIAARARYGLDMEAAGKTGTTQSHRDAWFAGFTPQVVAVVWAGFDDERVHFTSMEYGQGARAALPAWATFMKKCYSDPSLKLENRYFTMPDNIIAVPSGGSPESPDAPINNVTVEYYTPKAYARDQAGDFNSTPAPVNSGAVELPDSTGVQKMPAPSPAAAPPEPF, encoded by the coding sequence ATGAAAGTTACCGGACTACTCCTCGTTGTTCTTCTCGGCGCCGGCGCTCTGTTCGGCATCAACCTTTTCAGAGGTCTTCCCAGTCTTGAAGAACTCGAAAATCCCAAGCCGGAGCTGGCCTCCCTGGTTTACTCGGAGGATGGCGTGCTCCTGCACAAGTTTTTCCTGAAAAACAGAACCTTCGTGCCACTCAGGTCGATCTCCCGGTGGGCTCCGGCGGCGCTCATCGCTACCGAGGATGTGGCTTTTTACAAGCATTGGGGTGTCGATCTCAGGCGTCTCGGCATTGCGGTCGGCGAGAACGTCATCAAGGGTCGTACCCGCTGGCAAGGAGCCAGCACCATTACGCAGCAGCTCGCCAAAAACCTGTTCCTCACCCAGGAACGAACCCTGAGCCGGAAGGCCAAGGAACTGGTCACGGCGGTTCAGCTCGAACGAACCTATACCAAGAATGAGATTCTGGCTCTCTATCTGAACACCGTCTATTTCGGATCCGGCTCTTACGGCATCGAATCGGCAGCCCAGACCTATTTCGGCAAACCGGCCAGCCAACTGACCATACCCGAAAGCGCCACCCTGATCGCCACGCTGAAAAATCCGACGGCATACAATCCCTCCAAATATCCCTCCGCTTCGCTGTCTCGCCGGAACCTGATCATCGGCCTGATGGAAAAAGAGAAGTTCATAACCCCCGCACAGGCCGTCAAGGCCAAAGCGACGCCGCTCGTGCTGCGCTATACGCCCGTGAGCCATCAGGGCCTCGCACCCTACTTCACCGAGTACATCCGCCAGACCGTCAAGTCAGGCTCCATGCTGGACGGGGTGAACGTTTACCGCGACGGCCTGACCATCCAGACCACGCTCGACAGCCGTATGCAGCGCTATGCGCAGGAGGCTATCGCCGCTCAGGCGGCAATTCTGCAGGCGCAGTTCGACAGAAGCTGGAGATGCCCCGAGTCTCTCAAGACGCAGTTCATCAAGGAGAGTCCGAGATTCAAGGAGATGGTCAACGAGGAGGGCATTCCAGAAAAAGTGGCGTTGGCCCGCCTGAGAGCTGATGCCGCATGGATCAAAAATCTGCTGTACAACAAAACAAGGGTGCAGATGGCCCTCGTCGCCCTCGACCCGTCGAACGGACACGTCAAGGCGTGGGTTGGCGGCACCAATCTTGGACCGGAAGACTACCGCTACCAGTTCGACCATGTCTGGCAGGCCAAACGCCAGCCGGGTTCGGCATTCAAGCCTTTCGTTTACGCCGCAGCCATCGACCAGGGCGTTCCGGCAAGCTACCGGATTCTCGACCAGCCTCTCGCGCTGAGAAGCGGAAGCGGTGGCCTCTGGATCGCCAGAAACTCCGAAGGCAACTCCGGCGGCATGACCACCCTGCGTTACGCGCTGGCCCATTCGCTAAACCAGGTCACGGTCAGGCTCGCCTACGAATTCCTGAGTCCATCGGAAATCATCAACTATGCCCGACGCATGGGCATCACCTCTCCGATGCAACCCAATCTGTCGATCGCGCTCGGTACATCGGAGGTTTCACCGCTCGAACTGGCCAGGGCATACACCACGTTCGCCAATAACGGCGTCTGGAGCGACCCGCTTCCGGTGCTCAAGGTGCTCGACAAAAACGGCCGCGTCATCGCCGAACACCAGCCAAGCAGCCATCTTGGACTCGATCCGGCAGCCAACTACATCATGGTCAGTATGCTCAAGGATGTGATCGACCGGGGCACGGGCATCGCCGCAAGGGCGCGATACGGACTCGACATGGAGGCTGCCGGCAAAACCGGCACGACCCAGAGCCACCGCGATGCCTGGTTCGCCGGGTTCACCCCGCAGGTCGTCGCCGTTGTCTGGGCGGGCTTCGACGACGAACGGGTTCATTTCACCTCGATGGAGTATGGACAGGGCGCAAGAGCAGCGCTTCCGGCCTGGGCGACCTTCATGAAAAAGTGCTATTCCGATCCATCGCTCAAGCTTGAAAACCGCTATTTCACGATGCCCGACAACATCATCGCCGTGCCAAGCGGCGGCTCGCCGGAGTCACCCGACGCACCGATCAATAACGTCACTGTCGAATATTACACACCGAAAGCTTACGCGCGCGACCAGGCTGGCGATTTCAACAGCACCCCGGCCCCGGTGAACTCCGGCGCGGTCGAGCTTCCGGACAGCACCGGCGTACAGAAAATGCCCGCGCCGTCGCCGGCAGCAGCGCCACCAGAACCTTTTTAA
- a CDS encoding alpha/beta fold hydrolase — MSYLTTSRCRLFYEDTAENDPSQKEKPAILFVNGWAISSRYWKPAIDLLKSDFRCVCYDQSGTGRTSIDGFLPDFTIRGFADEAGTLIEHLGLDKSRNLHIIGHSMGGMVATELCLRYRDALLSSTILACGIFEETPFTSLGLMFLGGLIDFSMNFRNIFQVEPLRTLFIKRAATGHISKEYSDIIIEDFTTSDKAATNAVGHFSIDPEALRNYTRSVIEITSPVLCCVGMADHTIPPEGTVTLFEKRKAAATSPTRLVQFMRLGHLPMLEDAPRFVEELKKHFDFAQHFYKKTQPAAPLAERVQIQ, encoded by the coding sequence ATGAGCTATCTGACTACTTCGCGCTGCCGGCTCTTCTATGAGGATACGGCTGAGAACGATCCTTCGCAGAAAGAGAAACCGGCGATTCTTTTCGTCAACGGCTGGGCGATCTCGTCACGGTACTGGAAACCCGCCATCGACCTGCTCAAGAGCGATTTCCGCTGCGTCTGTTACGACCAGAGCGGTACCGGAAGAACCTCGATCGACGGCTTCCTGCCCGATTTCACGATTCGCGGTTTCGCGGACGAGGCTGGCACCCTGATCGAGCATCTCGGCCTGGACAAAAGCCGGAACCTGCACATCATCGGCCACTCGATGGGCGGCATGGTGGCCACGGAGCTCTGCCTCCGCTACCGCGACGCGCTGCTCTCATCGACCATCCTGGCCTGCGGCATCTTCGAGGAGACTCCGTTCACCTCGCTCGGCCTCATGTTCCTCGGCGGCCTGATCGACTTTTCGATGAATTTCCGGAACATCTTTCAGGTCGAGCCGCTGCGTACGCTTTTCATCAAGCGGGCGGCCACCGGCCACATCAGCAAGGAGTACAGCGACATCATCATCGAGGACTTCACCACTTCGGACAAAGCGGCCACCAACGCGGTCGGCCATTTTTCCATCGATCCCGAAGCGCTGCGCAACTACACCCGGAGCGTCATCGAAATCACCTCGCCGGTGCTCTGCTGCGTGGGCATGGCCGACCACACCATTCCGCCCGAAGGCACCGTGACGCTGTTCGAAAAGCGCAAGGCGGCAGCGACTTCGCCGACGCGGCTCGTGCAGTTCATGCGCCTCGGCCACCTTCCCATGCTCGAAGATGCGCCGCGCTTCGTCGAAGAGCTGAAAAAACATTTTGATTTTGCGCAACATTTTTATAAAAAGACTCAGCCCGCCGCGCCTCTGGCCGAACGGGTGCAGATTCAATGA
- a CDS encoding DedA family protein — protein MELITALADFILHIDGHLQLLASEYGLWLYGILFLIVFCETGLVIFPLLPGDSLLFAAGSLAAIPMSQLDPHWLFAIFTSAALLGDTLNYWIGRSLGPKVFHFEKSAFFNPEHLQKTHAYFEKYGGKTIIIARFIPIVRTFTPFVAGIGALPYPKFIMFSIAGALLWVGVFSYGGYFFGQLPVIKSNLKLMIVGIIVVSLMIPFVEFLKHRLRK, from the coding sequence ATGGAGCTTATCACTGCGCTTGCCGATTTCATTCTGCACATTGACGGGCATCTTCAGCTTCTCGCCTCGGAGTATGGTCTGTGGCTCTACGGTATCCTTTTTCTGATCGTGTTCTGTGAGACCGGTCTGGTGATTTTTCCGCTTCTGCCGGGCGACTCGCTGCTGTTCGCTGCCGGATCGCTGGCCGCGATTCCGATGTCGCAGCTCGATCCGCACTGGCTATTCGCCATCTTCACCAGCGCGGCCTTGCTGGGCGACACGCTCAACTACTGGATCGGCAGGAGTCTCGGGCCGAAGGTGTTCCATTTCGAAAAGTCCGCATTCTTCAACCCGGAGCACTTGCAGAAGACGCACGCCTATTTCGAGAAGTATGGCGGCAAGACCATCATCATCGCCCGTTTCATTCCCATCGTCCGTACCTTCACGCCCTTCGTGGCGGGTATCGGAGCCTTGCCCTATCCGAAATTTATCATGTTCAGCATAGCGGGGGCGCTGCTCTGGGTCGGAGTGTTCAGCTATGGCGGATACTTTTTCGGGCAACTGCCGGTGATCAAGAGCAATCTGAAGCTGATGATCGTGGGCATTATCGTGGTGTCGCTGATGATTCCGTTCGTCGAGTTCCTGAAGCATCGCCTCCGGAAGTGA
- the guaA gene encoding glutamine-hydrolyzing GMP synthase yields the protein MATSLQSVIVLDFGSQYTQLIARRIREIGIYSEIFPYHTKAEVIREHQPKAIILSGGPNSVYDEKAFMPDPEVFSLGVPVLGICYGLQAIAKHFGGNVESSSKQEFGRAKMLVSHEEEHESMLFKDIPDSDVWMSHGDKVTQLPDGFRVTASTQNAEMCAIESFGSKAALKVYGLQFHPEVQHSLYGKQLLSNFLIDIAGITPDWSPKSFIQHQIEEIKRVAGDSTVVCGISGGVDSTVAAVLVSKAIGDRLHCVFVDNGLLRKDEAVKVMEFLKPLGLNISLADASDLFLGRLKGVASPEKKRKIIGRTFIQVFEENIHDEKFLVQGTLYPDVIESVSVKGPSETIKSHHNVGGLPKRMKLKLIEPLRELFKDEVRAVGRELGIAEDILMRHPFPGPGLAVRVLGSLTRERLDVLRDADQIFIDELKESGLYSKVWQAFSVLLPVQSVGVMGDKRTYENVLALRAVESTDGMTADWAHLPHDFLAKVSNRIINEVRGINRVAYDISSKPPATIEWE from the coding sequence ATGGCAACATCTCTTCAATCGGTCATCGTCCTTGATTTCGGTTCGCAGTACACCCAGCTCATCGCGCGGCGCATCCGCGAGATCGGTATCTACTCCGAAATCTTTCCCTACCACACGAAGGCCGAGGTGATCAGGGAGCATCAGCCGAAAGCGATCATCCTCTCCGGCGGCCCGAACAGCGTGTACGACGAAAAGGCGTTCATGCCCGATCCGGAGGTGTTCAGCCTCGGCGTGCCGGTGCTCGGCATCTGCTACGGCCTCCAGGCCATCGCCAAGCACTTCGGCGGCAACGTGGAGAGTTCGTCGAAGCAGGAGTTCGGACGCGCCAAAATGCTCGTCAGCCATGAGGAGGAGCACGAAAGCATGTTGTTCAAGGACATTCCGGACTCGGATGTCTGGATGAGCCACGGCGACAAGGTGACGCAACTGCCCGACGGCTTCCGCGTCACGGCGAGCACGCAGAACGCCGAGATGTGCGCCATCGAGAGCTTCGGCAGCAAGGCCGCGCTCAAGGTGTACGGCTTGCAGTTCCACCCGGAGGTGCAGCACTCGCTCTACGGCAAGCAGTTGCTCTCGAACTTTTTGATCGACATCGCGGGCATCACGCCGGACTGGTCGCCGAAGAGCTTCATCCAGCACCAGATCGAGGAGATCAAACGCGTCGCGGGCGACTCGACCGTGGTGTGCGGCATCAGCGGCGGCGTCGATTCCACCGTGGCCGCCGTGCTGGTGAGCAAGGCGATTGGCGACAGGCTGCACTGCGTCTTCGTTGACAACGGCTTGCTCCGCAAGGACGAGGCGGTGAAGGTGATGGAGTTCCTCAAGCCGCTCGGCCTCAACATCTCGCTCGCCGACGCCTCCGACCTGTTTTTGGGACGGCTCAAAGGCGTGGCCTCGCCGGAGAAGAAGCGCAAGATAATCGGGCGCACCTTCATCCAGGTCTTCGAAGAGAACATCCACGACGAGAAGTTCCTCGTGCAGGGCACGCTCTACCCGGACGTCATCGAGAGTGTCAGCGTGAAAGGCCCGTCCGAAACGATCAAGTCGCACCACAACGTCGGCGGTCTGCCGAAGCGCATGAAGCTCAAGCTCATCGAGCCGCTGCGCGAGCTGTTCAAGGACGAGGTTCGCGCCGTGGGACGCGAGCTTGGCATTGCCGAGGACATCCTGATGCGCCACCCCTTCCCCGGCCCCGGCCTCGCCGTGCGCGTACTCGGCTCGCTCACGAGGGAGCGCCTCGACGTGCTGCGCGACGCCGACCAGATTTTCATCGACGAGCTGAAGGAGAGCGGCCTCTACTCAAAGGTGTGGCAGGCCTTCTCGGTACTCCTGCCGGTACAGTCGGTCGGCGTGATGGGCGACAAACGCACCTACGAAAACGTGCTGGCATTGCGAGCCGTAGAATCCACCGACGGCATGACCGCCGACTGGGCCCACCTCCCCCACGACTTCCTCGCCAAAGTCTCGAACCGCATCATCAACGAAGTCCGAGGCATCAACCGCGTGGCGTACGATATTTCGTCGAAGCCGCCAGCCACGATCGAGTGGGAGTGA